A portion of the Magnolia sinica isolate HGM2019 chromosome 17, MsV1, whole genome shotgun sequence genome contains these proteins:
- the LOC131230365 gene encoding auxin response factor 2-like isoform X2, whose amino-acid sequence MSSSGDGLNLKGTRPNAKVSGNSTEDTFACSNQDENDDLYVELWHACAGPFVTVPRVGEKVFYFPQGHLEQVEAYTNQGVNRQMPVCDLPSKILCGVVCVQLKAEHDTDEVFAQVTLLPEEKEDETSFEKETERFLPPRPRVYTFCKKLTASDTSTHGGFSVLKRHADECLPALDMSQQPPTQELVAKDLHGVEWRFRHIFRGQPKRHLLTSGWSTFVSSKRLVAGDAFIFLRGENRELRVGVRRAMRQQNNVSASVISSHSMQLGVLATASHAISTGTMFSVYYRPRTSPSEFIVPYNQYMESVRYDYSVGMRFRMRFEGEEGSEQRFTGTIIGLEDVEPVKWPGSNWRHLKVQWDETSNIPCPDRVSPWKIEPLAAATSLLPKTKKARANQRPSSPELPALGREGMHEPTLYRNPGVLQGQEIMALGPPSSNGIEPGIAQKLLPSHWVPPGRGPCLERNGEILDSQRQLRLENWPVLPRQGSAYWDPHSGDISSFPSRVPEDYWLSAFSSYASGGDIRLAESRCVPGVDPSICGFEEWKALKPNEFVDRSVTRPVEGGMCKVFGVNLIESLMEPISPYFADIRHPCRMLPAASQSAVLECDQLSEPSKNTKMSDSSGSGSGLERSRKAQFITTRSCTKVHKQGTALGRSVDLTKFDGYEELVLKLDRMFDFEGSLLDPSKGWQIIYTDDEGDIMLVGDYPWPEFCSMVRKMFIYPREEVDKIKPNSLNPKLCKCSNELMFADTASEPETA is encoded by the exons ATGAGTTCTTCTGGGGATGGCCTGAATTTGAAGGGTACGCGTCCTAATGCTAAGGTCTCCGGCAACTCCACTGAGGATACCTTTGCTTGCAGTAATCAAg ATGAAAATGATGATCTATACGTTGAGCTTTGGCACGCGTGTGCCGGCCCCTTTGTTACCGTTCCTCGGGTTGGAGAGAAGGTCTTCTACTTCCCTCAAGGCCACTTGGAACAG GTCGAGGCATATACAAACCAAGGTGTTAATCGGCAAATGCCTGTTTGTGATTTGCCTTCTAAGATCCTTTGTGGGGTTGTATGTGTTCAGCTAAAG GCTGAGCATGATACAGATGAGGTGTTTGCACAAGTAACATTGCTTCCGGAAGAAAAG GAAGATGAAACTAGCTTTGAAAAGGAAACTGAAAGATTTCTGCCTCCAAGACCACGTGTCTACACTTTCTGCAAGAAGCTCACTGCTTCTGACACCAGCACACATGGTGGATTTTCCGTTCTGAAGcgacatgctgatgaatgccttCCCGCTTTG GACATGTCGCAGCAACCTCCAACACAAGAGCTGGTGGCAAAGGACTTGCATGGGGTGGAGTGGCGCTTTCGTCATATCTTCCGTG GTCAGCCAAAGCGGCACTTGCTTACAAGTGGATGGAGTACTTTTGTAAGCTCAAAAAGGCTCGTTGCAGGTGATGCTTTTATTTTCctcag AGGTGAAAACAGGGAACTCCGTGTTGGCGTTCGTCGTGCCATGAGGCAGCAGAATAACGTATCTGCATCTGTTATATCTAGCCACAGCATGCAACTTGGTGTACTTGCAACTGCATCTCATGCTATTTCTACTGGAACCATGTTCAGTGTCTATTACCGACCAAG GACAAGTCCTTCAGAATTTATAGTTCCTTACAATCAATACATGGAGTCAGTTAGATATGACTATTCAGTCGGAATGAGGTTTAGGATGAGATTTGAAGGTGAAGAAGGATCGGAACAAAG ATTTACAGGAACTATAATTGGTCTTGAAGATGTGGAGCCTGTTAAGTGGCCCGGATCAAACTGGAGACATCTGAAG GTGCAATGGGATGAAACTTCTAACATTCCGTGCCCTGATAGAGTTTCTCCATGGAAAATCGAACCACTTGCAGCTGCCACGTCACTTCTACCCAAAACCAAGAAGGCCCGTGCTAATCAACGGCCATCATCTCCTGAATTACCTGCTCTCGGCAGGGAGG GTATGCATGAGCCAACACTATATAGAAATCCGGGGGTCTTGCAAGGTCAAGAAATCATGGCCCTTGGACCACCTTCTTCCAATGGCATCGAGCCAGGAATTGCACAGAAGCTACTGCCATCACATTGGGTTCCTCCAGGCAGAGGCCCCTGTTTGGAAAGGAACGGTGAGATCCTTGATTCACAGAGACAGTTGAGGTTAGAGAATTGGCCGGTCCTTCCGAGGCAAGGATCAGCTTACTGGGACCCACATTCAGGTGACATCTCATCCTTTCCTAGTAGAGTCCCAGAGGATTACTGGTTGTCAGCATTCTCCTCTTATGCTAGTGGAGGGGACATCAGATTGGCTGAAAGTCGGTGCGTCCCGGGTGTTGATCCAAGCATTTGCGGTTTTGAGGAATGGAAGGCTCTCAAACCCAATGAATTTGTAGATAGATCAGTGACTCGACCGGTTGAAGGTGGCATGTGTAAGGTCTTTGGCGTTAATCTGATCGAGAGTCTGATGGAACCCATCTCACCGTATTTTGCTGACATTCGGCACCCATGCCGTATGCTTCCGGCAGCATCTCAGTCAGCAGTCTTGGAGTGTGATCAGCTTTCTGAGCCATCGAAGAATACAAAGATGTCTGATTCTAGTGGCTCCGGCAGTGGTCTAGAGAGATCGCGCAAGGCCCAGTTCATCACTACTAGGAGTTGCACCAAG GTGCATAAGCAGGGCACTGCTCTAGGGAGATCAGTTGATCTCACGAAATTTGACGGGTACGAAGAACTTGTTCTCAAGCTCGATCGGATGTTTGATTTTGAAGGGTCCTTGCTGGACCCCAGCAAGGGTTGGCAGATCATTTATACAGATGACGAAGGGGACATTATGCTGGTCGGAGATTATCCATGGCC GGAATTCTGTTCGATGGTGCGGAAGATGTTCATATACCCGCGAGAAGAGGTCGACAAGATCAAGCCAAACTCTCTGAACCCAAAGCTGTGCAAATGCTCAAACGAACTGATGTTTGCGGACACTGCTTCCGAGCCAGAGACTGCGTAA
- the LOC131230365 gene encoding auxin response factor 2-like isoform X7 — MPVCDLPSKILCGVVCVQLKAEHDTDEVFAQVTLLPEEKEDETSFEKETERFLPPRPRVYTFCKKLTASDTSTHGGFSVLKRHADECLPALDMSQQPPTQELVAKDLHGVEWRFRHIFRGQPKRHLLTSGWSTFVSSKRLVAGDAFIFLRGENRELRVGVRRAMRQQNNVSASVISSHSMQLGVLATASHAISTGTMFSVYYRPRTSPSEFIVPYNQYMESVRYDYSVGMRFRMRFEGEEGSEQRFTGTIIGLEDVEPVKWPGSNWRHLKVQWDETSNIPCPDRVSPWKIEPLAAATSLLPKTKKARANQRPSSPELPALGREGMHEPTLYRNPGVLQGQEIMALGPPSSNGIEPGIAQKLLPSHWVPPGRGPCLERNGEILDSQRQLRLENWPVLPRQGSAYWDPHSGDISSFPSRVPEDYWLSAFSSYASGGDIRLAESRCVPGVDPSICGFEEWKALKPNEFVDRSVTRPVEGGMCKVFGVNLIESLMEPISPYFADIRHPCRMLPAASQSAVLECDQLSEPSKNTKMSDSSGSGSGLERSRKAQFITTRSCTKVHKQGTALGRSVDLTKFDGYEELVLKLDRMFDFEGSLLDPSKGWQIIYTDDEGDIMLVGDYPWPREFCSMVRKMFIYPREEVDKIKPNSLNPKLCKCSNELMFADTASEPETA, encoded by the exons ATGCCTGTTTGTGATTTGCCTTCTAAGATCCTTTGTGGGGTTGTATGTGTTCAGCTAAAG GCTGAGCATGATACAGATGAGGTGTTTGCACAAGTAACATTGCTTCCGGAAGAAAAG GAAGATGAAACTAGCTTTGAAAAGGAAACTGAAAGATTTCTGCCTCCAAGACCACGTGTCTACACTTTCTGCAAGAAGCTCACTGCTTCTGACACCAGCACACATGGTGGATTTTCCGTTCTGAAGcgacatgctgatgaatgccttCCCGCTTTG GACATGTCGCAGCAACCTCCAACACAAGAGCTGGTGGCAAAGGACTTGCATGGGGTGGAGTGGCGCTTTCGTCATATCTTCCGTG GTCAGCCAAAGCGGCACTTGCTTACAAGTGGATGGAGTACTTTTGTAAGCTCAAAAAGGCTCGTTGCAGGTGATGCTTTTATTTTCctcag AGGTGAAAACAGGGAACTCCGTGTTGGCGTTCGTCGTGCCATGAGGCAGCAGAATAACGTATCTGCATCTGTTATATCTAGCCACAGCATGCAACTTGGTGTACTTGCAACTGCATCTCATGCTATTTCTACTGGAACCATGTTCAGTGTCTATTACCGACCAAG GACAAGTCCTTCAGAATTTATAGTTCCTTACAATCAATACATGGAGTCAGTTAGATATGACTATTCAGTCGGAATGAGGTTTAGGATGAGATTTGAAGGTGAAGAAGGATCGGAACAAAG ATTTACAGGAACTATAATTGGTCTTGAAGATGTGGAGCCTGTTAAGTGGCCCGGATCAAACTGGAGACATCTGAAG GTGCAATGGGATGAAACTTCTAACATTCCGTGCCCTGATAGAGTTTCTCCATGGAAAATCGAACCACTTGCAGCTGCCACGTCACTTCTACCCAAAACCAAGAAGGCCCGTGCTAATCAACGGCCATCATCTCCTGAATTACCTGCTCTCGGCAGGGAGG GTATGCATGAGCCAACACTATATAGAAATCCGGGGGTCTTGCAAGGTCAAGAAATCATGGCCCTTGGACCACCTTCTTCCAATGGCATCGAGCCAGGAATTGCACAGAAGCTACTGCCATCACATTGGGTTCCTCCAGGCAGAGGCCCCTGTTTGGAAAGGAACGGTGAGATCCTTGATTCACAGAGACAGTTGAGGTTAGAGAATTGGCCGGTCCTTCCGAGGCAAGGATCAGCTTACTGGGACCCACATTCAGGTGACATCTCATCCTTTCCTAGTAGAGTCCCAGAGGATTACTGGTTGTCAGCATTCTCCTCTTATGCTAGTGGAGGGGACATCAGATTGGCTGAAAGTCGGTGCGTCCCGGGTGTTGATCCAAGCATTTGCGGTTTTGAGGAATGGAAGGCTCTCAAACCCAATGAATTTGTAGATAGATCAGTGACTCGACCGGTTGAAGGTGGCATGTGTAAGGTCTTTGGCGTTAATCTGATCGAGAGTCTGATGGAACCCATCTCACCGTATTTTGCTGACATTCGGCACCCATGCCGTATGCTTCCGGCAGCATCTCAGTCAGCAGTCTTGGAGTGTGATCAGCTTTCTGAGCCATCGAAGAATACAAAGATGTCTGATTCTAGTGGCTCCGGCAGTGGTCTAGAGAGATCGCGCAAGGCCCAGTTCATCACTACTAGGAGTTGCACCAAG GTGCATAAGCAGGGCACTGCTCTAGGGAGATCAGTTGATCTCACGAAATTTGACGGGTACGAAGAACTTGTTCTCAAGCTCGATCGGATGTTTGATTTTGAAGGGTCCTTGCTGGACCCCAGCAAGGGTTGGCAGATCATTTATACAGATGACGAAGGGGACATTATGCTGGTCGGAGATTATCCATGGCC CAGGGAATTCTGTTCGATGGTGCGGAAGATGTTCATATACCCGCGAGAAGAGGTCGACAAGATCAAGCCAAACTCTCTGAACCCAAAGCTGTGCAAATGCTCAAACGAACTGATGTTTGCGGACACTGCTTCCGAGCCAGAGACTGCGTAA